The following proteins are encoded in a genomic region of Stigmatopora nigra isolate UIUO_SnigA chromosome 3, RoL_Snig_1.1, whole genome shotgun sequence:
- the wdsub1 gene encoding WD repeat, SAM and U-box domain-containing protein 1, whose amino-acid sequence MTSSQLQTGSKVFSLNNVRQQRTSCPKMASLVCTLQDHRDDVNWVAFSSQLLATCSGDKSVRLYNTRDFSELSFSPLEGHGYGVHCCCFSPCGQFLASCSTDATTLVWSTASGEIEAVLEHPGRSPVRICVFSPDSAHLVSGASDGSLALWDFPSKRLLRTGCVDDTTMVACSFSPCGQFLVSGSTYGDLRVWDLDMKQLHAEKDAHDLGVTCCAFAPDILRDSQVVQFHLASCGQDNHVKIWAVNKWSSGVVKMQLVHTLTGQSAPVLTCAYSSDGQLLVSGSVDKTVTVYDAKNAVLLYTLNQHERYVTACCFSPTSPLIATGSMDKTVNVWRVEDGLAGHGESNTKNPYHSALFSQALAPAGRSKLLVGDWSEEDVSTWLSEEGLDALVDTFRRNNIDGTELLALTKETLLSELHIESAGQRGKVLRKVEELKGASVSSGVPDEFLCPITRELMREPVLAADGYSYEREAMSTWIHSKNRSSPMTNLPLMTTLLTPNHTLKMAIARWKMSQ is encoded by the exons ATGACGTCAAGCCAACTGCAAACAGGAAGTAAAGTGTTTTCCTTGAACAACGTGAGGCAACAGCG AACCAGCTGCCCCAAAATGGCGTCCCTGGTTTGCACTTTACAAGACCACCGGGATGACGTCAACTGGGTCGCCTTTTCCTCGCAACTTTTGGCCACGTGTTCCGGAGACAAAAGCGTTCGTCTTTACAACACACGGGACTTCTCGGAGTTGTCTTTCTCCCCTTTGGAAGGCCACGGCTACGGCGTCCATTGTTGCTGCTTCAGCCCGTGCGGACAGTTCCTGGCCTCGTGCTCCACGGACGCCACCACGCTGGTGTGGTCCACCGCTAGCGGAGAGATCGAGGCCGTACTGGAGCACCCCGGACGCAGTCCCGTCAGGATCTGTGTCTTCTCGCCCGACTCCGCCCATTTGGTCTCGGGCGCCTCGGATGGTTCTTTGGCTCTCTGGGATTTTCCGTCCAAGCGGCTCCTCAG GACCGGCTGCGTCGACGACACGACAATGGTGGCGTGCTCGTTCAGCCCTTGTGGCCAGTTTTTGGTCAGCGGATCCACGTACGGCGACCTACGCGTTTGGGATCTGGATATGAAGCAGCTCCACGCCGAGAAGGACGCCCACGACCTCGGGGTCACATGTTGCGCCTTCGCTCCGGATATTCTCAGAG acaGTCAAGTGGTGCAGTTCCACTTGGCCTCCTGCGGGCAGGACAATCACGTCAAGATCTGGGCCGTTAACAAGTGGAGTTCTGGAG TTGTCAAGATGCAACTCGTACACACGTTGACCGGCCAGTCGGCGCCGGTTCTCACTTGCGCTTATTCTTCGGATGGACAACTGCTTGTCTCAGG atccGTAGACAAAACAGTGACAGTCTATGACGCG aaaaatgcagtGCTGCTTTACACCCTAAATCAACACGAGAG GTACGTGACGGCGTGTTGCTTCTCTCCGACGTCACCATTGATTGCCACGGGATCCATGGATAAGACCGTCAACGTTTGGAGGGTAGAAGATGGACTTGCCGGCCATGGTGAGAGCAACACAAAAAACCCATATCAT TCTGCTTTGTTTTCCCAAGCTTTGGCGCCAGCTGGTCGGTCCAAGCTCCTGGTTGGCGATTGGTCAGAGGAGGACGTGTCCACGTGGCTTTCCGAGGAAGGACTGGACGCGCTGGTGGACACTTTTCGGAGAAACAACATCGACGGGACCGAGTTGCTCGCTCTCACCAAGGAAACGCTGCTGTCAGAACTGCACATAG AGTCGGCGGGCCAACGCGGCAAAGTCTTGCGGAAGGTGGAAGAGTTGAAGGGCGCCTCGGTGTCTTCGGGCGTTCCCGACGAGTTCCTGTGTCCAATCACCAGGGAGCTGATGAGAGAACCCGTCCTGGCTGCCG atGGCTACTCCTACGAAAGAGAGGCCATGTCCACGTGGATCCACAGCAAGAACCGATCCAGTCCCATGACCAATCTGCCGCTCATGACCACTCTTCTGACGCCCAATCACACGCTGAAGATGGCCATCGCTCGCTGGAAGATGAGCCAATGA